CTGGTCGGTCTAGAGATGGCCAGCGAGAGCGAGCACGACCCGATTCAGGTGTACACGGTGCCAGAGCCGTGGACCATTGTCGGCGTCGGCAATTACGCGGCCGTGTTCGTACACCCGTCCTGGCCTGAGTGGGTTGTGAAGGTGTACGCGCCCGGCAGGCCGGGAGTTGAAGAGGAGCAGGAGGTATACCGCAGGCTCGGCAACCATCCGGCATATTCGCAGTGCTTGCACGACGGCGAACGATACTTGCTGCTGCGCAGACTGACCGGTGTGACGCTGTACAATTGTATTCGGCGAGGCATTGACATTCCGCAGCAGGTGATCGACGATATCGACGCCGCACTCGCGTATGCCCGCAGCAAGGGTCTGAATCCACATGATGTGCATGGTAAAAATGTGATGCTTCAGGACGGTCGCGGCCTCGTTGTCGACGTCTCCGACTTCCTCAAGGAGGAGCCGTGCGAGATGTGGGACGACCTGAAGCGGGCGTATGAGCGGCTGTACGTACCGTTTCTGCGCAAGGCTCGCGTGCCTGATTGGCTGCTGAACGCGGTGCGCAAGGGCTACAGGCTGTTGCGGCGCTGGCGCTCCTAAGCCTGCCCGGGGCACCCGCGGACAGACCTGCCATTGAAACCGCACAGCAGCGACTTCCGTATGGAAGGGCAGAGGTGACTCGCAGGCGGTGCCCGTCGCGGCCGTCTTTAGTGGTGAATCCATAATGTTGAATGAGGAGGCATGTGAGCATGTCGTTTTTCAAAAAAGTATTGGCCAGCGTCGGAATCGGCTCCGCCAAGGTAGACACGCAGCTCGATCAGTCCCAGGTAGAAGTAGGCGGCGAGCTGAGCGGAGTGGTCAAGGTCGAAGGCGGACAGACGGAGCAGCATGTCGATCGCATCTACTTGTACGTGAAGACAAGCTATATCAAGGAAGAGAACGATCAGAAGATCTCGTATGAGGCTGTTGTCGGGAAGTTTCTGCTCAGCGAGTCGTTCACGGTGCGCACAGGCGAGCGCAAGGACATTCCGTTCAGCCTGACGCTGCCCGAGCAGATGCCAGTTACACTGCGCAATGCCCCGCTGTGGCTTGAGACCGGACTTGACATTGACAACGCACTCGACCCGAAGGACCGCGACTACTTCCAGGTGCTGCCGAATGCGAACATGCAGACGGTGCTCGACGCGCTCGATATTCTCGGCTTCCGACTGCGCGAGGTGACGAATGAATACGCCTCACGTCTTGGCGGTCATCTGCCGTTCGTGCAGGAGTTCGAGTTCGTGCCGACGACGCATTTCCGCGGACAGCTCGACGAGCTGGAGGTGCTGTTCTTCCCACGTGGCGACGACCTCGAGCTGCTGCTGCAGATCGACCGCCGGGCGAGAGGGCTGCGGGGCCTGTTCGCCGAAGGCATGGGTCTGGACGAAAGCTTCGTACGGGTATCTGTGCCGGGCAGCGAGCTGCGCCAAGGTGCGCAAGCTGTCGCAGGCCAGCTGCGGGAGCTCATTTCGCGCTATAGCTAGACGTGCCTCTATGGGGCGATTGGAAGTTCGTTTGCAGCTGCAAACGAACTTTTTTTATGCTACAAGGCAGGAATAAGGCTGCTCGCAGCGAATGTACTGGTAAACAAAATCAACGTGACAATACGGGAGATGCTAACATGCAGCAAAAGCAAGTGAACATCTTGATCGTTGACGATCGGCCGGAAAATAGATTGGCGATGAGCTCGATTCTGCAATCCGACGAATATGCGGTGCTGGAGGCAGATTGCGGTGAGGAAGCGCTGCGGAAGGTGCTTCAGGACGATTTTGCACTGATTTTAATGGATGTTCAGATGCCGGGTATGAACGGATTCGAGACCGTCGAGCTGATCAAGTCGCGGGAGCGGTCTAAGCATATTCCGGTCATTTTTGTAACCGCGCTTAGTCATGTGCAGGAGCATATCGAGCGGGGCTATGAGGTCGGCGGCATCGATTTCATCTACAAGCCGTTCAATCCGAATGTGCTGAAGCTGAAGGTGGAGCAGTTCGTGAGCATGCATAAGGACCGCGAGGAGCTGAAGCTACGCAAGGAGCTCATCAGTGTGCGCACGAGAGAGCTGGAGGCTGCGCAGGCGCGTCAGGTGGCGATGACCGAGGAGCTGCGGCGGGCTGAGGCGATGGCGCGGGCGATTGGGGATACGTCGATCGATACGTTTTTTACCGTGTCAGATGAAGGGATCATCATAGCTGCGAATCCGATATCCGAGCATATGTTCGGATACGCTCGGCATACGATGCTGGGGAAGCCGCTGCGGGAGCTTCTACAGGGCATCGATGGTGTACTGACGGGTGGACAGCCGATGTCAGGTGATGAGATGGCCATTCAGGGCTTATGCATGGAGGCTGCGGGTCTGCGTCAAGACGGCACCACGTTTCCGGCGGAAATTCAGGTCGGCAGCGTGCAGCTGTACGAGCAGCCGATCTATATATGCGCTGTTCGCGATATTACGGAGCGGAAGCTGCATTACAGCATCCTGGAGCAGGAAGTGGTGAAGCGCACCCAGGAGCTCACGCGTATGAACCAGCATCTTCAGCTGGAGGTGCGGGAGCGTCGCCGCGTCAGTGAGCAGCTGGAGGCGTCCTACAATCTGATTAACAGCATTCTTGAGAGCATCACCGATTCGTTCTACGCGCTCGACAATGACTGGCGTATTACGTACTTGAATCAGTCGGCAGAGCAGCAGATTAACGTCACACGGGCGCAGGCGCTCGGCCGATCGTTATGGGATTTCGTTCCGATCGAAAGATCGAGAAGCTACGAGTATTTCGTACGGGCGAAGCAGACGAATCAGCCGGTGCACGAGGAGTTCTATTCGGTGATCGCGAAGTGCTGGCTTGAGATTCGTGCGTTTCCTTCCGAGCAAGGCTTAAGCGTATACGTACAGGATACGACGGAGCGGCGTCACATGATTCAGGAGGCCAAGGACTCGCATGAGCGCTTCTACAAAATTTTTCAGGCGAGCCCGAGCTTGATGGCGATCTGCTCGCTCTATGACGAGGCGTGTCTGGATGTGAATGAGAGCTGGCAGAAGCATACGGGCTATACATACGCGGAGATGCTCGCCGGACTCGGCAGCCTTCATATGATGATGGAAGCCAGTGATACGGGTGACCTGCTGCCGCTGGAGCCTGTGTACGGACTGACGGATGTGAAGGTGCAATTCCGTGCCAAGTCGGGCGAGCTGCGAACGGGTCTGCTCTCGACGGAAATGATCGAGACGCCGGAGGAGCCGTGCCTCTTGGTCGTCATCACGGATATTACCGACCGCACGATGCTGGAGCACGAGCTTGCAAGGCTGGAACGACTGCACATGATCGGAGAGATGGCGGCGGGCATTGCCCACGAAATTCGCAATCCGATGACGACGGTGCGTGGGTTTTTGCAGCTGATGCGCTCGAACCAGAGCATGCTCTCGACCGAGGTGATCGATATTATGGTCGAAGAGCTGAATCGGGCGAACGGGATTATATCGGAGTTTTTGGCGCTGGCCAAGAACAAGACGACGGATCGGCAGCGCAACTGCCTGAACGAGGTCATTCGCGCGATCGTGCCGCTGCTGGAGGCGGAGGCTACGCTGGCGGGGAAGCAGCTGGACGTTCGGCTCGGCAAGTGTGCCAAGCTGGATCTGGACGCGAAGGAAATTCGTCAGATGGTGCTTAATCTCGCCTTGAACGGACTGGAGGCGATGGAGGCTGGAGGCCGGCTGACGCTGGCTACGTATCTGGAGGGCAGCGAGGTCGTGCTGCAGGTTGCGGACCAGGGACCGGGTATTGAGCCCGACGTGCTGCAGAAGCTGGGCACCCCGTTCTTCACAACGAAGGACAAGGGCACCGGACTTGGACTTGCCGTATGCTTCAGCATTGCCGAGCGCCATCAGGCGAAGCTCTCCTGGCAGACGGGCAACGGAGGCACAACGTTCCTCGTCCGGTTCGCGGTGCCGGAGTAACGGCTGCTAGCGGGGGGCATGTAGCCCAGAGAGCTGCTACAGCTGCGTCCGCCGCAGTCGGACTAGAGACTTATCTTCCTTATCGGGTATAATGAAGCAGCATAAGCTTACCATTCCATGCTCGGGCATTACGCCCGAGTTTATTTTGTAATGACAACATCATCTAACGGGTATAGGGGCATGTGATATGAAGCAGGAGCAAGAGGTAGGGCCATTAATCGACAGGCTGATCGAGGCGGAGGCGCTCATTCAAGCGACGCTCAGTCAGCCGAGGCGCAGCGAGCCGGACGGCTGCACGAAGGTGACGATCAAGCCGATCGTGCTGAAGGGTGAGCGCATGTACCAGTTCAGCTCCTACTGCGGGCCGAAGGTGCTGCACGACAATCGGACGCCAGCTGACACGGCCGCGCAGCTGAAGGAGACGCTCGCGGATACGTACCGGCAAGGGCTGCTGCAGGCGGCCGAGGCTGACTACCAGGTGCTGGTCAGCAAGAAGGGGAAGGCGGCCGTGCTGCGCAAGCCGCCGACGAAGAAGGCCGAGGCTGCTGCGCCAGCGGCACATAACCGTACCAAGAACTACGTGCTCGAGGAGGGCACACCGGTACCGTTCCTCATCGAGCTCGGCATTATGAACGAGCAGGGGAAGGTGCTGGCGAAGAAGTACGACAAGTTCCGGCAAATTAACCGATTCCTGGAGATGATCGCCGATGTATTGCCGTACTTGCCTCAAGGCCGAACGCTCAATCTGATCGACTTCGGCTGCGGCAAGTCGTATCTGACGTTCGCTCTATACCACTATTTGTCGGTGATGAAGGGGCTGGATCTGCGTATCGTTGGTCTTGACCTGAAGGCGGACGTTATCGAGTTCTGCAGCGGTCTTGCGGAGCGTCTGGGCTACGACCGTCTCCGCTTCCTCGTCGGCGATATCGCCCAGTACGAGGAGCTGCAGCAGGTCGACATGGTCGTCACGCTCCATGCGTGCGATACGGCGACCGATGCGGCGCTCGAGAAGGCGGTGCGCTGGGGAGCCTCCGTCATTCTGTCGGTGCCGTGCTGCCAGCATGAGCTGTTCCGTCAAGTGAAGAGCGACGTCCTCAGTCCGCTGCTGGAGCACGGCATTCTGAAGGAGCGGTTCGCCGCTCTCGCGACCGATGCGCTTCGTGCGAAGCTGCTGGAGCTGTCCGGCTACAAGACGCAGCTGCTGGAGTTCATTGATCTTGAGCATACGCCCAAGAACCTACTAATCCGCGCGGTGCGCTCAGGCAAGGCATCAACGGATGCCGAGAAGGCTAGGCTTGCCGAGCAGTATACGGCGTTCCGCGACTTCCTGTCGGCACAGCCGTATCTGGAGCGGGCGCTCGGTCAAGAGCCGGCGGTCTTGCCGCCGCTTGATTCGAACTATCGTTAACCAGGCTCGCAAGCTTGCAGGCTGGAATACAGGTAAGTGTGCATAGGAAGAGGTGACGGACGGTGGGCTACGTGCTGCTGCTGCTCGCGACGCTGTCGTGGAGCTTTGTTGGGATATTGGTCAAGATGGCATCCGTCATGCTCGACAGCACGACGATTACGTTTCTGCGCTTTGCGCTTGGTGTAGTGTTCCTCGGGGGCTTCCTGCTTCTGTTCAAGAAGCAGAGCTCCGCGCTGAAGCCGCGCTTTGCGATGAAGTGGATCTGGATCGGGGCGGCGGGGAAGTGCTGTAACTATTTTTTCGAAAATATAGCGTTATCGATCGGGTATTCTTACGGCAACATTCTCGTCGGTCCGATCCAGACGGTCATTCTGCTTGCGATCTCGGCGATCTGGCTGAAGGACCGGATGACGGGCCGCTCATGGGTCGCGGCATTGCTCTGCATCTTGGGCGTGCTGCTGATCAGCTGGAACGGGCTGCCGCTTGATGTGCTGCTGCAGGGCGAAGCATGGCTGACGCTGCTCTATGTGATCTCAGGCATCGGAACCGCGTTTCACGTGCTGGGACAGCGCATGCTGATCAAGGAGCTGGAGGCTGGCGCGATGAACTATTCGATGTTCGTCTGGTGCTCGGTGCTGATGGCGCTGCCGGTGCCGTTCCAGTTCTCGTGGAGCGGTGAGGTGAGCGTATCCTCAATCGTCGCGATCGTGCTGCTCGGGCTCATTACGGGCCTCAGCTTCTACTGGTTTGCGACAGCGCTGCGGCTCGTGTCGTTCCCGGTGGCCATCATCGTCAGTAACTGTGGTGTGCTGTTCACGATACTGTGGGGCTATCTGTTCTTCCGCGACCCGATTACGGTGTACATTATCGCGGGAGCGGCTATGTTCATGGCAGGTCTGGTCCTCTTGAACCTGCCTGGGCGCTCTGTGCGCGTGTCGACTGCGGCAGGGACTGGCAAGGGACGTACGGAGGCAGGCTGAAGAAGGGGGTGTGCGGCGGCTTGAACAAGGGGTCAGATGAAAGCGTATATGGAGCCAGACGGTTGACGGGGCTCGCCCCGATCGTGAACGGGCAGTCCCGCATTCTGCTGCTCGGCTCTATGCCGGGAGCGGCCTCGCTCGCGGCTGGACAATATTATGGCCATCCGCGCAATCACTTCTGGCCGCTGCTGTACCAGCTGCTCGACGGCGGTGAGCCTGCGGCGGATTACGACTCCCGCCTCGCCTTCGCCTTATCCCGCGGTGTGGCGCTGTGGGACGTGCTGGGCGCCTGTGAGCGGGAAGGGAGCCTCGATGCGGCCATTCGCAAGCCCGAGGCGAACGACATGGCGACGCTGTACCGTCAGTATCCAGCGCTCCAATATGTTTTCTTCAACGGCAGCGCGGCCGCTGACCTATACAGACGGTACGTTCGTGCGAGCTTGCCTGAGGGCGTCGTTCCGCGCGAGCTGCACACGCTGCCCTCCTCGAGTCCGGCGAGGGCGATGAGTCTGCCAGCGAAGCTCGCGGCATGGCAGCCGGTGCGGGACGCTTGGCTTGCGACGAGAGATGGGCTGTGCTGATCTTATTGTAGGCAGTGGGCAGTGGGCAGTAGGCAGTAGGCAGTATGGCGCAGAGCAAGCCGAATAGCCGCGAAGGACGACGCTCGGGGGAGCTCGCTTCGCGGCTTTGGTGTACAGCGGTCTTGCGGTCTTGTGGTCAGTCTGGTCTCTGGTGCGGATCTTTATTTCTGTTCTTTATGCTTTTGCGTAGCGCCGACAAGATTTTTCGTCGTCTTCGCACCTTCGAGGTTGTCGTTGACGAATTCCATATCTTGATTCTCGGCCTTCATCGATGCCGTGCCTTCATAATTGCCTTTATGCTTCGTATTCTCAGACATGTGCGTTTTGCCTCCTTTCGGTCGCTGAGTCGCTTGTTAGGGTAACCCTGTACTAACGTGCTCAGACCGAGGTGGGAATATGCAACGACCCGAATGACGCCGACCGTGCGCGGCATACTATCGAGTAAATGAGCAGAGGAGTGGAGCGATATGCCCCGTCAACAAATCAAGGTGCCCTTCGGCTACGAGGCGCCGCGTGAGCGTACAGGAGCTCGCGGAACGCTGTGGGTGTACGACAGCTTCGACCATTGGAGCGAGCAGCAGCTGCTGCCGCTGCTTCGTCTTGCCGAGGAGCGGGAGCTTGCCAAGGCGGTGTTCTACCCGCTCCATGACGAGACGCTGCGGCGCATGGAGAAGGAGCCTGCAGACGAGCCTTATTATGCGAGGGTGAAGAACCTGGAGTCACTACTTGAGGAAGCAGAGACCGAGCTCGATTGGACGGTGGATGAGTTCGAGGGGAAGCGCAAGAAGTATACGCCGGCCGATACGGCGTTCCGCTTTTTAGAAGAGAAGTACAAGGCGCCCTTCTTTCTCTATACGACCGAGCGGATGGCCAATAAGCTGGCCGGCTATGACGGCTTCGAGGCTTGGTTGAAGAAGATCCGCCTGTACATCGTGCGTGAGGTCGGAGCCGTGCCTCATCCGGTATTGCAAGCCCATGAGAATCGGTGGGAATGGGTGCAACAATAGAAAGGCCAGCTCTGATGCCCGCCAAGCTTGAAGCGGACATCAGGTGCTGGCCTTTCATTCATTGTAAGCCGTCTTCGGCTTGGGTATACGCAATGAGTGTAATCTCATCACCGGTCAATTGCGCAAGCTTCGATTCGGCCTCTTGGATGATGCGCAGCGCTTCGTTCGTTTGCGTGAGCGGCGCAATTTCGTATTGATTCGTTTCGATCTTCATCGACAGCTCCCTTTCTTCGCTATATGTTCTTGGTGCTCTTGGTCCTCTTGGTGCTCCGACTGGGGGATGTTGCTTAGTTTAGGATAGCCTGACGATGAAGGGTCCATACGTGCAGCACCCGTTCAGGCGTGACAGGTACACTCTTAGTCATCGTCCTTCTCTCGCTCGCTCCGTTCGTGAGCACGCTCTTTCTTCTCCTTCTTCTCTCGCTTTTCGCTCTTTTCTTCCTTCTCTTCCTTCTCCCTCGCCTTCTCCTCCTCCCGCTGCAGTCGGGCCTTCTCCTCTGCTTGCTGCTGCTGCAGCAAGCGTAGAAGCTCGGGTGGAACGGGGAAGTCGCGGACAGGCGTTCCCTCCAGTGCGCGTGACATTAGCTCACGGAACAGGACGGCAGGCAGGGAGCCGCCTGAGGTCGTCAAGTAATGCTGACTGTCGGTGCGATCGTAGCCGACCCAGATTGCGGCTGTGAGCTCTGGCGTATAGCCGACGAACCAGGCGTCCTTGGCGCCATTCGCTCCAATGGAGGCAAGCTCTGCCGTATCCGGCAGCTGGGTGGTGCCCGTCTTGCCGGCTACGGGTCGGTTCGGCAGCGACGCCGATTGGCCAGTGCCGGAGGCAACCGCCTCGCGCAGCAGACTCGTCAGCATGAACGCATGTCGGGGCTCTGTCACGGCTCGAGCCTGCGGCTTCGCCTCGGCGAGCAGCTGACCGTCCATCGTCGTGATTCGCTCAATCGCATGCGCGTCGTGCATCGTGCCGAGATTGGCAAGAGCGCTGTACGCCTGTGCCATCTGCAGCGGAGACACGCCCTCGGACAAGCCGCCGAGGGCGAGGCCAAGCTGACGGTCGGCCGCAGGCAGCTGCATCCCGGCTCGAGCCGCGAAGTCGAGGCCCTTATCGATGCCGAGCTCGTTCAGCAGCCATACGGCCGGGATGTTCCACGAGCGCGTCACCGCCTCGGTCAAGGACACTTCGCCGCGGGTGCGACCGTCCCAGTCACGCGGTCGATAGCCGCCGATGTTAAGCTCACCGTCGTACAGCCGAGATTGCGGCCCGTACCCTTGCTCGAGCGCCGGTCCGTATACGGCGATCGGCTTGAAGGCGGAGCCGGGCTGGCGCTTCAGCTCGGTTGCGCGGTTGAAGCCGCGGTACACCGGCTTGCCGCGCCCGCCGACGATGGCACGAAGCTTGCCGTTCGCCGGGTCCATCACGACGACGCCGGCCTGCACGAGCTGCCCGTCGGGGCTAGGCGGTGGGAATAGGCTCGCGTTCGCCAGAACAGCCTCTGCGGCCTGCTGCGCCTTCTGATCGATCGTCGTATGAATACGAAGACCCATCGTCAGCACCTGCTGCTCCGTGAAGCCATACAGCGCTTCGGCCTCATCCAGGACGTGATCGACGAAGGACGAATATTGTCCCTTCATCGGATCAGCAGGTGCAGGCTGCAAGCGCAGCGGCTCTGCCACGGCCGCGGTATAGGCGCTCTCCGTGAGGAGCTGCTGCTCGCGCATGAGCTGCAGCACGAGATTGCGTCGCTCCAGCGCAGCCTCCGGGTGCTGGACGGGCGAGTAGCGGGACGGCGCCTTCGGCAGACCGGCGAGCAGCGCTGCTTCTGTTAGCGACAGCTGCCCGGTTCGCTTGCCGAAATAATGCAGGGCGGCGCTCTCAACTCCCCAGCGTCCCTCGCCGAAGTAGATCGAGTTCAAGTACAGCAGCAGAATGTCGTCCTTCGTGTAGCTGTAATGAATTTTCAGCGCATAGGCCAGCTCCATCAGCTTGCGTGTGACCGTCTTGTCGGCGTTCAAGAACATGTTCTTCGCCAGCTGCTGGGTAATGGTGCTCCCGCCCTCTTCGAAGGAGCCGGCCTGCACGTCGCGGTACAGGGCACGGGCCATCGCCCGCAGGTCGAAGCCGCGGTGCTCGTAGAAGCGGCGGTCCTCCACGGCGATAACCGCTTGCTTCAGATGGATCGGAACGTCGGCCGGACCGACCGGCGTCACCTTCGAGGAAGCGAGCTTCGCGACCGTTCGTCCGTCTGCATCGAGCACCAGGCTCGGCTCGGGCAAGGGCTGCTCCAGCTTGCTGATGTCCAGTCCGCTCACCCAAGCTGCCCCGAGTCCGGCACAGACGATCACGATGAGGAGAGACGCTGCGGCTAGCCATATCCACGGCTTGACCTGCACGCGATTGCGGCCAACTGTGGTCTTCGGCCTTGCGCTCATGCCGCATTCGATCGATGAGCGGCTGCTTTCCGTTGCCGGTATAGAGTCGCGGCTTACGGCCGCTGCTTGTTCGCGATTCGGAGCCTTCTGGTTCATGTGAGTTCCCCCTTGTTCGTTGCTGCACGTTCCTTTATTAACGTATTCGCAGCGGAGAGCACCTTTTGGCTGGTAGATCGGCCCAATAAAAAAGCTTCCTGCCTCAAATTCGGCAGGAAGCCTTCGCTTATAGCTGATGATAGCATTACTGCATCGGATCAGGGACGAGACCGTTCTTGACGAGCTGGGAGTTGGTCGGCATGCTCGACATCACTTTTCCAAGACGCTTCAGCTCTTCTTCATTGTTCGCCATATAGCCGTTCATACTCTCCAGCTCTGCCTCCGGACGAGCGCTGCGAGTATCGTTCTGTAAGTATTGCACCAGCTCGCGCATGATGTCGTCGACTGCGTCGCGTACTTCAGTCGGGATCGGCTCGATGCCGGTCAAGCGGGCTTCACTGAAGCGGATGCAGGTCTGCCCTTTCTCCTCGGTAGAGGTAGGCAGCATCAATACGTAGCTTTGTCGCGTTGCCGGGTCGCGGAATGTACAGCTATATACAACTCCAAGGCTGGTGGACGACTGGGTGAAGCCGAATGAGGCAAGTGTCCGGTGTACGAAAGCGAACGGCTTGATCAAGGACGGCATCGTTAGGCTGCGAAACATCTGGCAACACTCCTCGTTCTAATACTTCGGCGTGCGGATTGTGTCACATTACTGGAAAGCACTGCCGAGTATGGACACATTACCCGTCTTGTCCAAGCTTGAAACGTGCAAAATATGGTAT
Above is a genomic segment from Paenibacillus sp. YYML68 containing:
- a CDS encoding serine/threonine protein kinase yields the protein MQPGQEDGPDRLAACLQQIEEHLLVGLEMASESEHDPIQVYTVPEPWTIVGVGNYAAVFVHPSWPEWVVKVYAPGRPGVEEEQEVYRRLGNHPAYSQCLHDGERYLLLRRLTGVTLYNCIRRGIDIPQQVIDDIDAALAYARSKGLNPHDVHGKNVMLQDGRGLVVDVSDFLKEEPCEMWDDLKRAYERLYVPFLRKARVPDWLLNAVRKGYRLLRRWRS
- a CDS encoding sporulation protein, which gives rise to MSFFKKVLASVGIGSAKVDTQLDQSQVEVGGELSGVVKVEGGQTEQHVDRIYLYVKTSYIKEENDQKISYEAVVGKFLLSESFTVRTGERKDIPFSLTLPEQMPVTLRNAPLWLETGLDIDNALDPKDRDYFQVLPNANMQTVLDALDILGFRLREVTNEYASRLGGHLPFVQEFEFVPTTHFRGQLDELEVLFFPRGDDLELLLQIDRRARGLRGLFAEGMGLDESFVRVSVPGSELRQGAQAVAGQLRELISRYS
- a CDS encoding PAS domain S-box protein, which gives rise to MQQKQVNILIVDDRPENRLAMSSILQSDEYAVLEADCGEEALRKVLQDDFALILMDVQMPGMNGFETVELIKSRERSKHIPVIFVTALSHVQEHIERGYEVGGIDFIYKPFNPNVLKLKVEQFVSMHKDREELKLRKELISVRTRELEAAQARQVAMTEELRRAEAMARAIGDTSIDTFFTVSDEGIIIAANPISEHMFGYARHTMLGKPLRELLQGIDGVLTGGQPMSGDEMAIQGLCMEAAGLRQDGTTFPAEIQVGSVQLYEQPIYICAVRDITERKLHYSILEQEVVKRTQELTRMNQHLQLEVRERRRVSEQLEASYNLINSILESITDSFYALDNDWRITYLNQSAEQQINVTRAQALGRSLWDFVPIERSRSYEYFVRAKQTNQPVHEEFYSVIAKCWLEIRAFPSEQGLSVYVQDTTERRHMIQEAKDSHERFYKIFQASPSLMAICSLYDEACLDVNESWQKHTGYTYAEMLAGLGSLHMMMEASDTGDLLPLEPVYGLTDVKVQFRAKSGELRTGLLSTEMIETPEEPCLLVVITDITDRTMLEHELARLERLHMIGEMAAGIAHEIRNPMTTVRGFLQLMRSNQSMLSTEVIDIMVEELNRANGIISEFLALAKNKTTDRQRNCLNEVIRAIVPLLEAEATLAGKQLDVRLGKCAKLDLDAKEIRQMVLNLALNGLEAMEAGGRLTLATYLEGSEVVLQVADQGPGIEPDVLQKLGTPFFTTKDKGTGLGLAVCFSIAERHQAKLSWQTGNGGTTFLVRFAVPE
- a CDS encoding SAM-dependent methyltransferase; translation: MKQEQEVGPLIDRLIEAEALIQATLSQPRRSEPDGCTKVTIKPIVLKGERMYQFSSYCGPKVLHDNRTPADTAAQLKETLADTYRQGLLQAAEADYQVLVSKKGKAAVLRKPPTKKAEAAAPAAHNRTKNYVLEEGTPVPFLIELGIMNEQGKVLAKKYDKFRQINRFLEMIADVLPYLPQGRTLNLIDFGCGKSYLTFALYHYLSVMKGLDLRIVGLDLKADVIEFCSGLAERLGYDRLRFLVGDIAQYEELQQVDMVVTLHACDTATDAALEKAVRWGASVILSVPCCQHELFRQVKSDVLSPLLEHGILKERFAALATDALRAKLLELSGYKTQLLEFIDLEHTPKNLLIRAVRSGKASTDAEKARLAEQYTAFRDFLSAQPYLERALGQEPAVLPPLDSNYR
- a CDS encoding DMT family transporter gives rise to the protein MGYVLLLLATLSWSFVGILVKMASVMLDSTTITFLRFALGVVFLGGFLLLFKKQSSALKPRFAMKWIWIGAAGKCCNYFFENIALSIGYSYGNILVGPIQTVILLAISAIWLKDRMTGRSWVAALLCILGVLLISWNGLPLDVLLQGEAWLTLLYVISGIGTAFHVLGQRMLIKELEAGAMNYSMFVWCSVLMALPVPFQFSWSGEVSVSSIVAIVLLGLITGLSFYWFATALRLVSFPVAIIVSNCGVLFTILWGYLFFRDPITVYIIAGAAMFMAGLVLLNLPGRSVRVSTAAGTGKGRTEAG
- a CDS encoding DNA-deoxyinosine glycosylase — its product is MNKGSDESVYGARRLTGLAPIVNGQSRILLLGSMPGAASLAAGQYYGHPRNHFWPLLYQLLDGGEPAADYDSRLAFALSRGVALWDVLGACEREGSLDAAIRKPEANDMATLYRQYPALQYVFFNGSAAADLYRRYVRASLPEGVVPRELHTLPSSSPARAMSLPAKLAAWQPVRDAWLATRDGLC
- a CDS encoding transglycosylase domain-containing protein, with the translated sequence MNQKAPNREQAAAVSRDSIPATESSRSSIECGMSARPKTTVGRNRVQVKPWIWLAAASLLIVIVCAGLGAAWVSGLDISKLEQPLPEPSLVLDADGRTVAKLASSKVTPVGPADVPIHLKQAVIAVEDRRFYEHRGFDLRAMARALYRDVQAGSFEEGGSTITQQLAKNMFLNADKTVTRKLMELAYALKIHYSYTKDDILLLYLNSIYFGEGRWGVESAALHYFGKRTGQLSLTEAALLAGLPKAPSRYSPVQHPEAALERRNLVLQLMREQQLLTESAYTAAVAEPLRLQPAPADPMKGQYSSFVDHVLDEAEALYGFTEQQVLTMGLRIHTTIDQKAQQAAEAVLANASLFPPPSPDGQLVQAGVVVMDPANGKLRAIVGGRGKPVYRGFNRATELKRQPGSAFKPIAVYGPALEQGYGPQSRLYDGELNIGGYRPRDWDGRTRGEVSLTEAVTRSWNIPAVWLLNELGIDKGLDFAARAGMQLPAADRQLGLALGGLSEGVSPLQMAQAYSALANLGTMHDAHAIERITTMDGQLLAEAKPQARAVTEPRHAFMLTSLLREAVASGTGQSASLPNRPVAGKTGTTQLPDTAELASIGANGAKDAWFVGYTPELTAAIWVGYDRTDSQHYLTTSGGSLPAVLFRELMSRALEGTPVRDFPVPPELLRLLQQQQAEEKARLQREEEKAREKEEKEEKSEKREKKEKKERAHERSEREKDDD